The following are encoded together in the Drosophila biarmipes strain raj3 chromosome 3L, RU_DBia_V1.1, whole genome shotgun sequence genome:
- the LOC108030561 gene encoding uncharacterized protein LOC108030561 — MAASKLQIEELYEFIHPLAVRAGEILLEGYQNAGKKVDLKDGEFFNVVTAYDNQIEEFLMEKILATYPDHKFIGEEDTHKNNNVTKELTDAPTWIIDPIDGTSNFIKQIPHVSVSIGLSIRKQIVLGVVNNPAQSKLYTAKLGQGAFCNGKPIQVSSCKHLNDANVAYEVCLLHAPKIRNKHIKRIYHVGSNARRLLAYSAVVDSLCMVAAGNLDAFHIEDMYPWDCAAGYLLIREAGGVVTHPYGGPFDIMKPDLICAGTETLRAEIEQLIRRADQEKHVGGD, encoded by the exons ATGGCAGCCAGCAAGTTGCAGATCGAAGAGCTCTACGAGTTCATACATCCCCTGGCCGTAAGAGCTGGCGAAATCCTGCTGGAGGGCTATCAAAATGCCGGAAAGAAGGTGGACCTCAAGGATGGAGAGTTCTTCAATGTAGTGACTGCCTATGACAACCAGATCGAAGAGTTCCTCATGGAGAAGATACTGGCCACCTATCCGGATCACAAGTTTATTGGCGAGGAGGATACccacaaaaacaacaatgtCACCAAAGAGCTGACAGACGCTCCCACCTGGATCATAGATCCCATCGATGGCACCTCCAACTTCATCAAACAAATTCCCCACGTCTCTGTTTCAATTGGATTGTCTATTCGGAAACAGATTGTCCTGGGTGTGGTCAATAATCCTGCCCAGAGCAAGCTGTATACGGCCAAATTGGGTCAGGGAGCCTTCTGCAATGGCAAACCCATCCAGGTGAGCAGCTGTAAACACCTCAATGATGCCAATGTGGCCTATGAGGTTTGCTTGCTGCACGCTCCCAAGATCCGGAACAAACACATCAAGAGAATCTATCATGTGGGATCCAATGCCAGGAG ACTGCTGGCCTATTCAGCTGTGGTGGATTCCCTTTGCATGGTGGCCGCTGGCAATTTGGATGCCTTCCACATCGAGGACATGTATCCGTGGGACTGTGCAGCTGGTTACTTGCTCATCCGCGAGGCTGGTGGCGTGGTCACCCACCCGTATGGTGGGCCCTTCGATATCATGAAGCCTGATTTGATCTGCGCCGGGACGGAAACCCTGAGAGCCGAGATAGAGCAACTCATTCGGAGGGCTGATCAGGAGAAGCATGTGGGAGGGGATTGA
- the LOC108030559 gene encoding uncharacterized protein LOC108030559 produces MSSPVSESKLKEYYDVALKLVLKCGPLMQEGYQKPKTDYKVKADFYDLVTVYDKQIEDILTEGLVAAFPESLIIGEEESAASQRQAELTDAPTWIIDPIDGTTNFIHRIPHCCISVGLAINKELVVGIIYNPPANELFSAYKGHGAFLNGQPILTSKVTTINQAVIAYEISLIHAAGVRDKNVKRLYKMASSATGTRCFGSAALTLCYVATGQCDAYHVEDLKPWDIAAGAIILTEAGGTICHTSGSKFDVMKPDCVCASTPELAKNVISLIEEAGQITEYTFK; encoded by the exons ATGAGTTCCCCGGTCAGCGAGTCCAAGCTCAAGGAGTACTACGATGTGGCCCTGAAACTGGTCCTCAAGTGCGGGCCTCTGATGCAGGAGGGCTACCAGAAGCCCAAGACGGACTACAAGGTCAAGGCGGACTTCTACGACCTGGTCACGGTGTACGACAAACAGATTGAGGACATCCTGACCGAGGGATTGGTGGCGGCCTTTCCCGAGTCCCTGATCATTGGCGAGGAGGAGTCGGCCGCCTCGCAGCGCCAGGCGGAGCTGACGGACGCGCCCACCTGGATCATTGATCCCATCGACGGCACCACCAACTTCATCCACCGCATCCCGCACTGTTGCATTTCCGTGGGTCTGGCCATCAACAAGGAGCTGGTGGTGGGCATCATCTACAACCCGCCGGCGAATGAGCTGTTCTCCGCCTACAAGGGTCATGGAGCCTTCCTAAACGGCCAGCCCATCCTCACGTCCAAAGTGACGACG ATCAACCAGGCGGTGATTGCCTACGAAATCTCCCTGATCCACGCCGCTGGAGTGAGAGACAAGAATGTGAAGCGACTGTACAAGATGGCCTCCAGTGCCACGGGAACGCGCTGCTTCGGCAGTGCAGCCTTGACCCTCTGCTACGTGGCCACCGGGCAGTGCGACGCCTACCATGTGGAGGATCTGAAACCCTGGGACATTGCTGCCGGGGCCATTATCCTGACCGAAGCCGGAGGCACCATCTGTCACACCAGTGGATCCAAGTTCGATGTGATGAAACCCGATTGCGTGTGCGCCTCCACGCCGGAGTTGGCCAAGAATGTGATTAGCCTTATCGAAGAGGCCGGCCAGATTACTGAGTACACATTCAAGTAG
- the LOC108030560 gene encoding uncharacterized protein LOC108030560 isoform X1, translating into MSYKVGEEKLREYYQVSLELVRKCGPLFLEGFQNPKADYEVKSAFYDLVTVNDRQIEAALTEGLLKAFPESKIIGEEALADATAQPELTDAPTWIIDPIDGTNNYVRKIPHCCISVGLTVNKELVLGIVYNPAANELYSAWQGHGAFLNGQPIGVSNVKEIQQAVVGYETSLIVVSKGRDKCVKRLYKLASNATGTRSFGCAALTLCYIAAGRCDAYLVENLKPWDLAGGALILREAGGFVYHTSGARFDVMKPDCVCTCSEGLAKNVIQLIEEADQITDYTME; encoded by the exons ATGAGTTATAAAGTGGGCGAGGAAAAACTACGCGAATACTACCAGGTGTCCCTGGAACTGGTCAGGAAGTGCGGCCCCCTGTTCCTGGAGGGTTTCCAGAATCCGAAAGCGGACTATGAGGTGAAGTCTGCTTTTTACGACTTGGTCACGGTGAACGACAGGCAGATAGAAGCTGCGCTGACGGAAGGTCTGCTCAAGGCCTTTCCGGAATCAAAAATTATAGGCGAGGAAGCTTTGGCAGACGCCACAGCCCAGCCGGAACTGACCGATGCCCCCACTTGGATCATAGATCCCATCGACGGCACTAACAACTACGTGCGGAAGATACCCCACTGCTGTATCTCCGTGGGTCTGACCGTTAACAAAGAGCTCGTCCTGGGGATAGTCTACAATCCCGCGGCAAACGAGTTGTATTCCGCTTGGCAAGGTCACGGGGCTTTCTTAAATGGTCAGCCCATTGGCGTCTCTAACGTAAAGGAG ATACAGCAAGCTGTGGTGGGCTATGAGACCTCCCTAATCGTGGTGTCCAAGGGGCGGGACAAATGCGTGAAGCGCCTCTACAAGCTGGCCTCAAATGCCACCGG CACTCGCAGCTTCGGGTGTGCAGCTCTCACGCTCTGCTACATAGCCGCCGGCCGATGCGACGCCTATCTTGTGGAGAATCTTAAGCCCTGGGATCTGGCCGGCGGTGCCCTAATCCTCAGGGAAGCTGGTGGCTTTGTCTACCACACCAGCGGAGCACGGTTCGATGTGATGAAGCCCGATTGCGTGTGCACCTGTTCCGAAGGACTGGCCAAAAACGTAATCCAGTTGATAGAGGAGGCGGATCAGATCACAGACTACACTATGGAATAA
- the LOC108030560 gene encoding inositol monophosphatase ttx-7 isoform X2, which yields MSYKVGEEKLREYYQVSLELVRKCGPLFLEGFQNPKADYEVKSAFYDLVTVNDRQIEAALTEGLLKAFPESKIIGEEALADATAQPELTDAPTWIIDPIDGTNNYVRKIPHCCISVGLTVNKELVLGIVYNPAANELYSAWQGHGAFLNGQPIGVSNVKEACSITDTASCGGL from the exons ATGAGTTATAAAGTGGGCGAGGAAAAACTACGCGAATACTACCAGGTGTCCCTGGAACTGGTCAGGAAGTGCGGCCCCCTGTTCCTGGAGGGTTTCCAGAATCCGAAAGCGGACTATGAGGTGAAGTCTGCTTTTTACGACTTGGTCACGGTGAACGACAGGCAGATAGAAGCTGCGCTGACGGAAGGTCTGCTCAAGGCCTTTCCGGAATCAAAAATTATAGGCGAGGAAGCTTTGGCAGACGCCACAGCCCAGCCGGAACTGACCGATGCCCCCACTTGGATCATAGATCCCATCGACGGCACTAACAACTACGTGCGGAAGATACCCCACTGCTGTATCTCCGTGGGTCTGACCGTTAACAAAGAGCTCGTCCTGGGGATAGTCTACAATCCCGCGGCAAACGAGTTGTATTCCGCTTGGCAAGGTCACGGGGCTTTCTTAAATGGTCAGCCCATTGGCGTCTCTAACGTAAAGGAG GCTTGTTCAATTACAGATACAGCAAGCTGTGGTGGGCTATGA
- the LOC108030558 gene encoding uncharacterized protein LOC108030558, whose protein sequence is MVEVGQAQIEELYNFVYPLAIKAGEILMEGYEMARKNVSIKGDFYDVVTDYDNKIEDFLMEKILASYPGHKFIGEEATAKNNNVSGELTDAPTWIIDPIDGTSNFIKQIPHVCVSIGLAINKKIVVGVINNPVQKKLFTTKLGQGAFCNGKPIHVSSCESVKDANVAYEVSLLHVHSVANKHIKRIYHVGLNARRLVAYSCVVDELCMVAAGNLDAFYIEDMYPWDCAAGSLLVAEAGGVVTHPFGGPFDIMKPDLICAGTEKLRKEIEDLLRKADQEESVGGKPVQK, encoded by the exons ATGGTAGAAGTAGGGCAAGCGCAGATTGAGGAGTTGTACAACTTCGTCTATCCCCTGGCCATCAAGGCGGGCGAGATCCTCATGGAGGGCTATGAGATGGCCCGCAAAAACGTCTCCATCAAGGGCGACTTCTACGATGTGGTCACCGACTACGACAACAAGATAGAAGACTTTCTCATGGAGAAAATATTGGCCAGCTATCCCGGGCACAAGTTCATTGGCGAGGAGGCGACAGCCAAGAACAACAATGTGTCTGGCGAACTGACGGATGCTCCCACCTGGATCATAGACCCCATTGATGGCACCTCGAACTTCATCAAGCAGATTCCGCACGTTTGCGTTTCGATTGGTTTGGCcatcaacaaaaaaatcgTGGTGGGGGTGATCAACAATCCTGTCCAGAAGAAGCTCTTCACCACGAAATTGGGCCAAGGAGCCTTTTGCAATGGCAAGCCCATCCATGTGAGCAGCTGCGAGAGCGTCAAGGATGCCAATGTGGCCTACGAGGTGTCCCTGCTGCACGTCCACTCGGTGGCCAACAAGCACATCAAGAGGATCTACCATGTGGGGTTAAATGCGAGACG ACTTGTGGCCTACTCCTGTGTGGTGGACGAGCTCTGCATGGTGGCTGCTGGCAACCTGGACGCCTTCTACATCGAGGACATGTATCCCTGGGACTGCGCCGCCGGTTCCCTGCTGGTGGCGGAGGCGGGGGGCGTGGTAACGCACCCTTTTGGCGGACCCTTCGACATAATGAAGCCGGATCTCATCTGCGCCGGAACGGAGAAGTTGCGCAAAGAGATCGAGGACCTGTTGCGCAAGGCCGACCAGGAGGAGTCGGTGGGGGGCAAGCCAGTGCAGAAGTAA
- the LOC108030563 gene encoding ADP-ribosylation factor-like protein 1, translating to MGGVLSYFRGLLGSREMRILILGLDGAGKTTILYRLQVGEVVTTIPTIGFNVEQVTYKNLKFQVWDLGGQTSIRPYWRCYYSNTDAIIYVVDSADRDRIGISKDELLYMLREEELAGAILVVLANKQDMDGCMTVAEVHHALGLENLKNRTFQIFKTSATKGEGLDQAMDWLSNTLQSRK from the exons ATGG GTGGGGTGCTCAGCTACTTTCGCGGATTGCTCGGCTCCCGGGAGATGCGCATCTTGATCCTGGGCCTGGACGGCGCCGGCAAGACCACAATCCTCTACAGACTGCAGGTGGGCGAGGTGGTCACCACGATACCCACCATTGGCTTCAACGTGGAGCAGGTCACCTACAAGAACCTCAAGTTCCAGGTCTGGGACTTGGGCGGACAAACAAGTATTAG ACCATACTGGCGTTGCTACTACAGCAACACAGACGCCATCATCTACGTGGTGGACTCGGCGGATCGGGACCGCATAGGCATTTCCAAGGACGAGCTGCTGTACATGCTgcgggaggaggagctggccgGCGCGATACTGGTCGTCCTGGCGAACAAGCAGGACATGGACGGATGCATGACCGTCGCCGAGGTGCATCATGCGTTAGGGCTAGAGAACCTTAAGAACCGCACATTTCAAATATTCAAAACGTCGGCCACCAAGGGCGAGGGACTCGACCAGGCCATGGACTGGCTGTCCAACACCCTGCAGAGCCGCAAGTAG
- the LOC108030556 gene encoding DNA polymerase delta catalytic subunit, producing the protein MDAKRKFNGTSNGHAKKPRNFDDDEEMGFEAELAAFENSEEMDQTLLMGDGPENQQTSERWSRPAPPELDPSKDSLVFQQLDVENYLGQPLPGMPGAQIGPVPVVRMFGVTMEGNSVCCHVHGFCPYFYIEAPRQFEEHHCEKLHKALDQKVIADIRNNKDNVQEGVLMVELVEKLNIHGYNGDKKQRYIKISVTLPRFVAAASRLLKKEVIMSEIDFQDCRAFENNIDFDIRFMVDTGVVGCNWIELPKGHWRIRNSRSKPLPESRCQIEVDIAFDKFISHEPDGEWSKVAPFRILSFDIECAGRKGIFPEAKMDPVIQIANMVIRQGEREPFIRNVFTLNECAPIIGSQVLCHEKETQMLDKWAAFVREVDPDILTGYNINNFDFPYLINRAAHLKVKNFEYLGRIKNIRSVIKEQMLQSKQMGRRENQYVNFEGRVPFDLLFVLLRDYKLRSYTLNAVSYHFLQEQKEDVHHSIITDLQNGDEQTRRRLAMYCLKDAYLPLRLLEKLMAIVNYMEMARVTGVPLESLLTRGQQIKVLSQLLRKAKTKGFIMPSYTSQGSDEQYEGATVIEPKRGYYADPISTLDFASLYPSIMMAHNLCYTTLVLGGTREKLRQQENLQDDQVERTPANNYFVKSEVRRGLLPEILESLLAARKRAKNDLKVETDPFKRKVLDGRQLALKISANSVYGFTGAQVGKLPCLEISGSVTAYGRTMIELTKNEVETHYTTANGYENNAVVIYGDTDSVMVNFGVKTLERSMELGREAAELVSSKFVHPIKLEFEKVYYPYLLINKKRYAGLYFTRPDTYDKMDCKGIETVRRDNSPLVANLMNSCLQKLLIERDPDGAVAYVKQVIADLLCNRIDISHLVITKELAKTDYAAKQAHVELAAKMKKRDPGTAPKLGDRVPYVICAAAKNTPAYQKAEDPLYVLENSVPIDATYYLEQQLSKPLLRIFEPILGDNAESILLKGEHTRTRTVVTSKVGGLAGFMTKKTSCLGCKSLMPKGYEQACLCPHCEPRMSELYQKEVGAKRELEETFSRLWTECQRCQESLHEEVICSNRDCPIFYMRQKVRMDLDNQEKRVMRFGLAEW; encoded by the exons ATGGACGCCAAGCGCAAGTTTAATGGAACCTCAAATGGCCACGCCAAAAAGCCCAG GAACTTCGACGATGATGAGGAAATGGGGTTTGAGGCGGAGCTGGCCGCCTTTGAAAACTCCGAGGAGATGGACCAGACATTGCTAATGGGCGATGGGCCAGAGAACCAGCAGACCAGCGAGCGCTGGTCCCGTCCAGCGCCCCCTGAACTGGATCCATCCAAGGACAGTTTGGTGTTCCAGCAGCTGGATGTGGAAAACTATTTGGGACAGCCCCTGCCTGGAATGCCAGGTGCCCAAATAGGACCCGTGCCGGTGGTCCGCATGTTTGGCGTCACCATGGAGGGCAACTCTGTGTGCTGCCATGTCCATGGCTTCTGTCCGTACTTCTACATAGAGGCACCCAGGCAATTCGAGGAACACCACTGTGAGAAACTACATAAAGCTTTGGATCAGAAGGTGATTGCCGATATCCGCAACAATAAAGATAATGTTCAGGAGGGAGTGCTAATGGTGGAACTGGTGGAGAAGCTGAATATCCACGGCTACAACGGAGACAAGAAGCAGAGGTACATCAAAATCTCTGTAACGCTGCCCAGATTCGTGGCTGCCGCCTCGCGCCTGCTCAAAAAGGAGGTGATCATGTCGGAGATCGACTTCCAGGACTGCCGCGCCTTCGAGAACAACATTGACTTCGACATCCGTTTCATGGTGGACACGGGAGTGGTGGGCTGCAACTGGATTGAGCTTCCAAAAGGACATTGGCGAATAAGGAACAGCCGGAGCAAACCACTGCCCGAATCGCGCTGCCAGATAGAGGTTGATATTGCTTTCGACAAGTTCATCTCGCACGAGCCAGACGGCGAATGGTCCAAGGTTGCTCCCTTCCGCATCCTCTCCTTCGACATAGAATGCGCTGGTCGCAAGGGAATCTTCCCGGAGGCAAAAATGGATCCGGTCATTCAGATTGCCAATATGGTGATTCGGCAGGGAGAACGAGAACCCTTTATCAGGAATGTTTTTACCCTGAATGAGTGCGCTCCCATTATAGGAAGCCAGGTGCTGTGCCACGAAAAGGAGACCCAGATGCTGGACAAGTGGGCTGCATTTGTCCGTGAAGTCGATCCGGACATCCTGACCGGCTATAATATTAACAACTTTGACTTTCCCTACTTGATCAATCGAGCAGCGCACTTGAAGGTTAAGAACTTCGAATATCTTGGCAGGATCAAGAACATTCGCTCCGTAATTAAAGAGCAGATGCTGCAGTCCAAGCAAATGGGTCGCCGGGAGAACCAGTATGTAAACTTCGAGGGTCGAGTTCCCTTCGATCTACTGTTTGTCTTGCTGCGCGACTACAAACTTCGCTCCTACACTCTCAACGCTGTCAGTTATCACTTTCTGCAGGAGCAGAAGGAAGATGTGCATCACAGCATAATTACTGATCTTCAGAATGGAGACGAACAGACACGTCGTCGTTTGGCCATGTACTGTCTAAAGGATGCCTACTTACCGTTGAGATTGCTGGAGAAGCTGATGGCCATCGTTAACTACATGGAAATGGCTAGGGTGACGGGTGTGCCGCTGGAATCACTGCTCACCCGAGGACAACAGATCAAGGTTTTAAGTCAACTACTGCGCAAGGCCAAAACCAAGGGATTCATAATGCCCTCGTATACCTCTCAAGGCTCGGATGAACAGTACGAAGGAGCTACTGTGATTGAACCGAAAAGGGGCTACTATGCCGATCCCATCTCGACGCTGGATTTCGCCTCCTTGTATCCAAGTATAATGATGGCGCACAACTTGTGCTATACCACTTTGGTTTTGGGTGGAACTCGCGAAAAGCTGCGGCAGCAGGAAAACCTCCAGGATGACCAAGTGGAGCGAACGCCTGccaacaattattttgttaaatctGAGGTACGTCGTGGCCTGCTTCCCGAGATCCTGGAGTCCCTTTTGGCAGCCAGAAAGCGCGCTAAGAATGACCTTAAAGTGGAGACAGATCCTTTTAAACGGAAGGTTTTAGACGGTAGGCAGCTGGCGCTGAAGATTTCAGCGAATTCAGTATACGGATTCACTGGTGCCCAAGTGGGAAAGTTGCCCTGTCTGGAGATCTCCGGCAGCGTCACGGCCTACGGCCGTACCATGATCGAGTTAACCAAAAACGAAGTGGAGACGCACTACACAACGGCCAATGGTTACGAGAACAATGCAGTGGTCATATACGGAGACACAGATTCCGTGATGGTTAATTTCGGAGTTAAAACCCTGGAGCGCAGCATGGAGCTAGGTCGCGAAGCAGCGGAGCTCGTCAGCTCCAAGTTCGTTCATCCTATTAAACTGGAGTTCGAGAAGGTCTACTATCCGTACCTCCTGATCAACAAGAAGCGCTATGCGGGATTGTACTTTACCCGACCGGATACCTACGATAAAATGGACTGCAAGGGCATCGAAACTGTGAGGAGAGATAACTCTCCTCTGGTGGCCAACCTGATGAATTCCTGCCTGCAGAAACTACTCATCGAAAGGGATCCCGATGGCGCAGTGGCTTATGTAAAGCAGGTGATAGCCGATCTTCTCTGCAACCGCATAGACATCTCCCATCTGGTCATAACCAAGGAGCTGGCCAAGACGGATTACGCTGCCAAACAGGCGCACGTTGAGTTGGCCGCTAAAATGAAGAAAAGGGATCCTGGCACGGCACCCAAGCTGGGTGATCGAGTTCCATATGTTATCTGTGCGGCAGCTAAGAACACACCAGCTTACCAGAAGGCTGAGGATCCTCTGTATGTGCTGGAGAACAGCGTTCCCATCGATGCCACATACTATttggagcagcagctgtccAAGCCGCTGCTGAGAATCTTCGAACCCATCCTGGGAGATAATGCAGAGTCCATTTTGTTGAAGGGAGAGCACACTCGCACACGAACTGTGGTAACTTCCAAAGTGGGTGGACTTGCTGGTTTTATGACCAAAAAGACCTCATGCTTGGGCTGCAAATCCCTGATGCCAAAAGGTTACGAGCAAGCCTGCCTGTGCCCACATTGCGAGCCCCGGATGAGTGAACTGTATCAGAAGGAGGTGGGGGCCAAAAGGGAACTGGAGGAGACCTTCTCGCGCCTGTGGACAGAGTGCCAGCGATGCCAGGAATCCTTGCACGAGGAGGTGATCTGCTCGAACAGAGATTGTCCCATCTTCTACATGCGACAGAAGGTGCGCATGGATCTGGACAATCAGGAGAAGCGGGTGATGCGATTCGGGCTGGCCGAGTGGTAA
- the LOC108030634 gene encoding palmitoyltransferase Hip14 encodes MYQSACQAATTGSCVPGTGQQPDNERQSALIAQQPPTAPVEPDYSGFDIVKATQYGAIARVRELVESGWDVNQPDSETVTLLHWAAINNRRDIIRYFLEKGATVDAVGGELNATPLHWATRQGHLGAVVLLMAAGADPRIRDAEGCSCIHIAAQFAHTALVAYFIAKGVDPDLQDRGGMTALMWAAWKVCALDPVRLLLTLGANPAMVDYTHGNTALHWAILARNATAISTLVLKSKASLDVPNLRGETPLSMLESQTGAIWIGAKVMDRVKEAALTSQQRRSLVSKLRHDKRLRWWSMVACPFTAFYLAGIVFTVNTLYIIKFFLLGCLYAIFHTIGKALFDEHLMALLPLSVYLATKAWFYVTWLMYIDDAVPFTATVCFLISSLALWVCFLKSWKGDPGIIRPTREQRFKTIIELSERGGIGFEPASFCSGCLVRRPIRSKHCSVCDRCVARFDHHCPWVGNCIGLKNHSYFMGFLWMLLIMCVWMLYGGSKYYVNQCNVRFDDFLGAMRAIGNCDAWVGWVMGNALLHMSWVILLTICQTYQVICLGMTTNERMNRGRYRHFQAKGGHSPFTRGPIQNLVDFLECSCFGLVQPKRVDWMNYYDYDAQTHQTIEKEPLLSVDCPDGMAGDHQYV; translated from the exons ATGTACCAGAGTGCCTGCCAGGCGGCCACCACGGGCTCCTGCGTCCCGGGAACCGGCCAGCAGCCGGACAACGAGCGACAGTCGGCGCTGATCGCCCAGCAACCCCCCACCGCGCCCGTGGAGCCCGACTACAGTGGCTTCGACATCGTTAAGGCCACCCAGTACGGGGCCATTGCCCGCGTCCGGGAGCTGGTCGAGTCCGGGTGGGATGTCAATCAACCGGACAGCGAAACGGTCACCCTGCTCCACTGGGCGGCCATCAACAATCGAAGGGACATCATCAGGTACTTCCTCGAAAAGGGCGCCACCGTGGACGCCGTGGGCGGGGAGCTGAATGCCACGCCCCTGCACTGGGCCACCCGACAGGGACATCTCGGTGCCGTCGTTCTCCTCATGGCCGCCGGCGCAGATCCCAGGATCAGGGATGCGGAGGGCTGCTCCTGCATACACATCGCCGCTCAGTTCGCGCACACCGCTCTGGTAGCCTACTTCATAGCAAAGGGCGTGGACCCGGATCTCCAGGATCGAGGCGGAATGACGGCGCTGATGTGGGCAGCATGGAAG gtttgCGCTCTGGACCCCGTGCGCTTGCTGCTGACCCTCGGAGCGAACCCCGCAATGGTTGATTATACGCATGGAAACACGGCCTTGCATTGGGCCATCCTAGCACGCAATGCCACGGCCATTTCCACACTGGTGCTCAAGTCGAAGGCCTCGCTGGATGTGCCCAATCTGCGGGGCGAGACGCCGCTCTCGATGCTGGAATCCCAGACGGGAGCAATTTGGATAGGGGCCAAAGTGATGGACCGCGTGAAAGAGGCGGCGCTCACCTCGCAGCAGCGGCGATCGCTGGTCTCCAAGTTGCGGCACGACAAGCGCCTGAGGTGGTGGTCCATGGTGGCCTGTCCCTTCACTGCTTTCTATCTGGCCGGCATCGTCTTCACCGTGAACACGCTTTACATCATCAAGTTTTTCCTACTGGGTTGTTTGTACGCCATATTTCACACGATCGGCAAGGCCTTGTTCGATGAGCACCTGATGGCCCTACTGCCCCTAAGCGTTTACCTGGCCACCAAGGCCTGGTTCTATGTCACCTGGCTGATGTACATCGATGATGCTGTGCCGTTTACGGCCACCGTTTGCTTCCTGATCTCCTCACTGGCCTTGTGGGTGTGTTTTCTCAAGTCGTGGAAGGGAGATCCGGGCATTATTCGGCCCACCAGGGAACAGCGATTTAAG ACCATCATTGAGCTTTCGGAGCGAGGTGGAATCGGCTTTGAGCCCGCCTCCTTCTGCTCCGGCTGCCTGGTGCGCCGGCCCATTCGGTCCAAGCACTGCTCCGTCTGCGATCGCTGTGTGGCGAGATTCGATCACCACTGCCCTTGGGTAGGCAACTGCATTGGGCTGAAGAACCACAGCTACTTTATGGGTTTCCTCTGGATGCTGCTGATTATGTGCGTCTGGATGCTGTACGGCGGCTCCAAGTACTATGTGAACCAGTGCAATGTGCGATTCGATG ATTTTCTCGGTGCCATGCGGGCCATTGGCAACTGCGACGCCTGGGTGGGCTGGGTGATGGGCAACGCCCTGCTGCACATGTCCTGGGTGATTCTGTTGACGATCTGTCAGACATATCAGGTGATTTGCCTGGGCATGACCACCAACGAGCGCATGAACCGCGGACGGTATCGCCACTTCCAGGCCAAGGGCGGCCACAGCCCCTTCACGCGCGGTCCCATCCAGAACCTCGTGGACTTCCTTGAGTGCAGCTGCTTCGGATTGGTTCAGCCCAAGCGGGTGGACTGGATGAACTACTACGACTACGATGCACAGACGCATCAAACCATCGAGAAGGAGCCGCTGCTGAGCGTGGACTGCCCAGATGGAATGGCTGGCGACCACCAGTACGTGTAG
- the LOC108030610 gene encoding phosphatase Herzog has protein sequence MDATSIITQVSRDDEQLNVYPSYPNDKDDVDRLKPQKRGLFQSLLCCWRRNRTKTNQNGTQIDGTTTPPPLPDQQRYLLPQVRLTDMHRKCMVIDLDETLVHSSFKPIPNADFIVPVEIDGTVHQVYVLKRPHVDEFLQKMGELYECVLFTASLAKYADPVADLLDKWNVFRARLFRESCVYYRGNYIKDLNRLGRDLQKIVIVDNSPASYIFHPDNAVPVKSWFDDVTDCELRELIPLFEKLSKVDSVYSVLCNSNQPLNNQANQQHPQELQQAPNQLHQQHQQQQQQQTISATTVITQATTLSAPTMLNQQQQPSPTSPQSELLQKT, from the exons ATGGATGCAACATCAATAATCACGCAAGTTTCCCGCGACGACGAGCAACTGAACGTCTATCCCAGCTATCCCAATGACAAAG ACGACGTGGATCGCCTTAAGCCACAGAAGCGAGGATTGTTCCAATCTCTGCTTTGCTGCTGGCGACGAAACCGAACGAAAACCAACCAGAATGGCACACAAATCGACGGTACGACAACACCGCCACCATTACCGGACCAACAAAGGTACCTACTACCTCAGGTTAGGCTCACCGATATGCACAGAAAGTGCATGGTCATCGATTTGGACGAGACCCTAGTGCACAGTAGTTTTAAG CCCATACCGAATGCTGATTTCATAGTTCCAGTGGAGATCGATGGAACCGTACATCAGGTGTACGTTCTGAAGCGACCGCATGTGGATGAGTTTCTGCAGAAGATGGGTGAACTGTACGAGTGCGTTTTGTTTACAGCATCACTAGCCAAATACGCAGATCCTGTTGCCGATCTGTTAGACAA ATGGAATGTGTTTCGTGCAAGACTGTTTAGGGAATCATGCGTTTATTACAGGGGTAATTACATTAAGGATCTGAATCGTCTGGGGCGGGATCTTCAGAAGATTGTCATTGTCGACAACTCACCGGCCAGTTATATCTTTCACCCAGACAATGCA GTTCCTGTAAAATCCTGGTTCGACGATGTCACCGACTGCGAACTGCGCGAACTGATCCCGCTCTTTGAGAAGCTTAGCAAAGTCGATTCCGTCTACTCGGTGCTCTGCAATTCGAACCAGCCGCTGAACAATCAGGCCAACCAGCAGCACCCCCAGGAGCTGCAGCAGGCGCCGAACCAGctgcaccagcagcaccaacagcagcagcagcaacagaccATCTCTGCCACGACAGTTATTACCCAGGCAACCACGCTGTCTGCGCCGACCATGTtgaaccagcagcagcagcccagTCCGACCAGCCCACAAAGCGAGCTGCTGCAAAAGACGTAA